One Curtobacterium sp. MCLR17_032 genomic window carries:
- a CDS encoding sigma-70 family RNA polymerase sigma factor, which yields MAIATAAPSTTSRRTKKAATKTTSAEATTLDAVAEVEADEQLAGVRGASVDQVGDYLRHIGRLALLTAEEEADIARRIEVGLFAEEKLHTETGLEKSLERELRWLVRDGERAKERMITSNLRLVVSIAKRYSQRGLPFMDVIQEGNLGLVRAVEKFDFTQGYKFSTYATWWIRQAISRGLADKARTIRIPVHTVELINKISRTERDLTVDLGRAPMPEEVAAELSMSVEELVDLKGRSHEPVSIHTVVGDSDDSELGDFIEDEDAASPNELTETTLLHRDIRSIVAELPSDEANVIRMRYGLDDDKPMTLDEISKIVHTTRQAVSRVESRAKLRLFAKAVSQDMQLYLTE from the coding sequence ATGGCGATCGCAACGGCCGCACCCAGCACCACCTCGCGCCGCACCAAGAAGGCAGCGACCAAGACCACCTCCGCCGAGGCCACCACGCTCGACGCCGTCGCCGAGGTCGAGGCCGACGAGCAGCTCGCCGGTGTCCGCGGTGCGTCCGTCGACCAGGTCGGCGACTACCTCCGTCACATCGGCCGACTCGCCCTCCTCACGGCTGAGGAAGAGGCCGACATCGCCCGCCGCATCGAGGTCGGGCTGTTCGCCGAGGAGAAGCTCCACACCGAGACCGGCCTCGAGAAGTCGCTCGAGCGCGAACTCCGCTGGCTCGTCCGCGACGGTGAGCGTGCCAAGGAGCGCATGATCACCTCGAACCTCCGCCTGGTCGTGAGCATCGCCAAGCGCTACTCCCAGCGCGGCCTGCCGTTCATGGACGTCATCCAGGAGGGCAACCTCGGCCTGGTCCGTGCGGTCGAGAAGTTCGACTTCACCCAGGGCTACAAGTTCTCGACCTACGCCACCTGGTGGATCCGCCAGGCGATCTCGCGTGGTCTCGCCGACAAGGCACGCACGATCCGCATCCCGGTGCACACGGTCGAGCTGATCAACAAGATCTCGCGCACCGAGCGCGACCTCACCGTCGACCTCGGCCGTGCGCCGATGCCGGAGGAAGTGGCCGCCGAGCTGAGCATGAGCGTCGAGGAACTCGTCGACCTCAAGGGCCGCTCGCACGAGCCGGTCTCGATCCACACGGTCGTGGGCGACTCGGACGACAGCGAACTCGGTGACTTCATCGAGGACGAGGACGCCGCGAGCCCCAACGAGCTCACCGAGACGACGCTGCTGCACCGCGACATCCGCTCCATCGTCGCCGAGCTGCCGAGCGACGAAGCCAACGTGATCCGCATGCGCTACGGCCTGGACGACGACAAGCCGATGACGCTCGACGAGATCTCGAAGATCGTGCACACCACGCGTCAGGCCGTCAGCCGCGTCGAGTCGCGTGCGAAGCTCCGCCTGTTCGCGAAGGCCGTCTCGCAGGACATGCAGCTGTACCTGACCGAGTAG